From a region of the Teredinibacter turnerae genome:
- the ubiH gene encoding 2-octaprenyl-6-methoxyphenyl hydroxylase — MTEVAATRKLQDIVVVGGGMVGLTQALLLAHQIPDAQITLIESLPVNKQDVRQPSFDARATALSPATVDVLQKLALWPFLEPSAQPITRVHVSDRGHVGQTEYRQDENSGRALGYVIENHRFGAELTAACLRTSNISILAPAEVLRVTPVRTGVELVVSQASEHSVLAAQLVIIADGANSPLREKLGIGIDQHDYRQAAVIANLSFSEPHQGAAFERFTEEGPLAILPMVSADGCSQSHRAALVWTRPAAKLEETLGLGDAAFIAQLQARFGYRLGRCSRVGQRSSYPLKMVFAREQVRRGIVFMGNAAHFLHPVAGQGFNLALRDCAQLAALLVQAWNRKQPLGDLALLQEYLSQQTVDQKITAQLSHNFIQVFASHHPLLQLARNAGLLGISLLPGLKQEFFKQMMGQSLPRAEFQPTEKQEMVG; from the coding sequence ATGACAGAAGTGGCCGCAACACGCAAACTACAGGATATTGTCGTAGTGGGCGGGGGTATGGTGGGGCTCACGCAAGCGTTGCTCCTCGCGCACCAGATACCCGACGCGCAGATTACCCTGATTGAAAGCCTGCCCGTGAACAAGCAGGACGTGCGCCAGCCGAGTTTCGATGCCCGCGCAACAGCGCTGTCGCCCGCGACGGTCGACGTGTTGCAAAAATTGGCCTTGTGGCCATTTCTCGAACCATCTGCCCAGCCGATTACGCGCGTTCATGTGAGCGACCGCGGCCACGTGGGCCAAACTGAATATCGACAAGACGAAAACTCAGGCCGCGCGCTGGGCTATGTGATAGAAAATCACCGGTTCGGCGCAGAGTTAACGGCAGCCTGTTTGCGCACCAGCAATATCTCGATCCTGGCGCCGGCGGAGGTTCTGCGCGTGACGCCGGTGCGCACGGGTGTTGAATTGGTTGTGAGCCAAGCGTCGGAGCACAGTGTGTTGGCCGCGCAATTAGTGATTATCGCCGATGGTGCGAACTCTCCATTGCGTGAAAAACTCGGCATCGGTATTGACCAGCACGATTATCGCCAGGCCGCAGTGATTGCCAATCTCAGCTTTTCTGAACCTCATCAGGGCGCCGCGTTTGAGCGCTTCACTGAAGAAGGCCCGCTGGCGATTTTGCCAATGGTGTCCGCAGATGGCTGCTCGCAGTCGCACCGCGCGGCGCTGGTGTGGACACGTCCGGCGGCGAAACTGGAGGAAACCCTGGGCCTGGGGGATGCGGCTTTTATCGCGCAGTTACAGGCGCGATTTGGTTATCGTCTCGGGCGTTGTTCGCGCGTGGGTCAGCGCAGCAGTTATCCACTTAAAATGGTTTTCGCACGTGAGCAGGTGCGTCGAGGTATTGTGTTCATGGGGAATGCCGCGCATTTTTTACACCCGGTTGCCGGACAGGGTTTTAACCTTGCGTTGCGCGATTGTGCTCAGTTGGCTGCGCTACTTGTGCAAGCCTGGAATCGCAAGCAGCCCCTGGGTGATCTGGCGCTGTTGCAGGAATATTTATCGCAGCAAACGGTGGATCAGAAAATTACTGCCCAGCTCAGCCACAATTTTATTCAAGTGTTTGCCAGTCACCACCCTTTGTTACAGCTGGCTCGCAATGCCGGCTTGCTGGGTATTTCATTGCTCCCTGGACTAAAGCAGGAATTCTTTAAGCAAATGATGGGGCAATCTCTGCCGCGGGCTGAATTTCAACCAACAGAGAAGCAGGAAATGGTCGGATGA
- the pepP gene encoding Xaa-Pro aminopeptidase: MSITKQEFARRRKTLMAQMEPNSIAIVPAAKEKNRSRDTDFPFRQDNDFFYLTGFSEPDAVLVLVPEREHGEFVLFCREKDIEKEIWDGYRAGPEGACKDFGADDAFPIDDIDDILPGLIEGRERVYYAMGKDADFDRRVMGWVNQIRAQVRAGAIPPGEFLDLDHHLHDMRLFKSAAELRLMQKAAEISAAAHTQAMKTCAAGRFEYELEAEIKYVCALNGGREQAYNSIVGGGRNACVLHYVENNQKLKSGDLVLIDAGCEYENYASDITRTFPVNGKFSTEQKAIYEVVLAAQLAAIDKVQPGNHWNEPHDASVKAIVEGLLDLGLLKGKLKTNIEKETYKMFYMHRIGHWLGMDVHDVGDYKVGDEWRVLEPGMVMTVEPGIYVPPDNKKIPEKWRGIGVRIEDDVAVTKDGNKILTAGVPKTVAEIEKLMRGRKAKAA; the protein is encoded by the coding sequence GGCTCAGATGGAGCCAAACAGTATCGCGATTGTACCCGCGGCGAAAGAGAAAAACCGTTCACGGGATACCGATTTTCCGTTCCGCCAGGACAACGACTTTTTTTACTTAACGGGGTTTTCCGAACCAGACGCCGTATTGGTACTGGTTCCTGAGCGTGAGCATGGCGAGTTTGTGTTGTTCTGCCGTGAGAAAGATATAGAAAAAGAAATCTGGGACGGCTACCGCGCGGGCCCAGAGGGCGCGTGTAAAGATTTCGGCGCGGACGACGCTTTCCCCATCGACGATATCGACGATATTCTGCCCGGCTTGATCGAAGGCCGCGAGCGCGTTTACTACGCGATGGGGAAGGACGCCGATTTTGATCGCCGCGTAATGGGCTGGGTAAACCAGATTCGCGCCCAGGTGCGCGCGGGTGCGATTCCGCCCGGCGAATTTCTCGATCTCGATCATCACCTCCACGATATGCGCCTGTTTAAAAGCGCAGCGGAGCTGCGACTGATGCAAAAGGCCGCAGAAATTTCTGCGGCAGCGCACACACAGGCGATGAAAACCTGCGCTGCAGGTCGCTTCGAGTACGAATTGGAAGCCGAAATAAAATACGTATGCGCGCTCAACGGCGGACGTGAACAGGCGTACAACTCCATCGTTGGCGGCGGCCGCAATGCCTGTGTATTACACTACGTGGAAAATAACCAAAAGTTGAAGTCTGGCGATCTGGTGTTAATCGACGCAGGTTGCGAATACGAAAATTACGCGTCTGATATTACCCGTACATTCCCGGTGAACGGTAAATTCTCCACAGAGCAAAAAGCGATCTATGAGGTTGTACTGGCCGCGCAGCTAGCCGCAATTGACAAGGTTCAGCCGGGTAATCACTGGAACGAGCCGCACGATGCGTCAGTCAAAGCTATCGTCGAAGGTCTACTCGACTTGGGGCTGCTCAAGGGCAAGCTAAAAACCAATATCGAGAAAGAGACGTACAAAATGTTCTACATGCATCGTATTGGGCACTGGCTCGGGATGGATGTGCACGATGTAGGCGATTACAAAGTGGGCGACGAATGGCGGGTGTTGGAGCCGGGCATGGTGATGACGGTCGAGCCGGGTATTTATGTTCCACCCGACAACAAAAAAATCCCGGAAAAATGGCGGGGCATTGGTGTGCGTATCGAAGATGATGTTGCTGTAACGAAAGACGGTAACAAAATTCTGACAGCAGGGGTGCCTAAAACCGTTGCAGAAATCGAGAAGCTCATGCGCGGACGCAAAGCGAAAGCCGCATAG